The nucleotide sequence ACACGGACTTTCAACTCCCCGTCCTGGCTGACGAGGTTTCCGGAAGTCGTGATTTCGGCCGATGTGCGATAGCCGTAGCCGTAGGTGTTGGCGGGGGTGGTGTTTGCAATGATCGCCGGGGGAGGAGCCATGCTGACTGTCGTCACACCGGGAAGCGTGTTCTGCAGCCAGACGGGGTTGAACTCCTCGTCGCCGCCATCCGGATTGATGACGTACACCCGGACGGCCGTGCTGTAGCCGGAGCCACCGCCGCGCTGGTTGGTGACATCGAGCTCAAGAGTGACCTTGACGCCGGCATCGAAGGCCTCTCGCTCGAGATTGGTGAAACACCATTCGAGATAGGTGGCGTCGCTGGGGCGCATCCATTTGCCGTCGCCTTCGACGCGTTCCGGCCCGGCGTTCCACTCGGCGCTCCATGCGGTTGCTCCGAGCAGCATGAGAAGTACTGCGAGCAGCCCAACACGTACTGTCCACGGGGTGTAGTGCCATATACCCATGGTAGAAGCCCTCCTTTCGGAGGATTCGTGAAATGTATTTGGAGAACATATCGCACAGGAGGGGGCGTAGGTCAATATGAAGGCGACCCAGCCAGGGCGTCCTGGTTACGCCAATCTCTTCGTTGCGCGGCGGTCGGCTGGTTCGGTCACGTACTGAAGTACGCTCCCTCTCCATCCGCCTTGCGCGCCTCGATCTTGACGAAACCAGAACGCCCTGGGGGGGCGGGGGAGGGGTTTGGGTCGCGCCTTCAGCGCTTTGTGAGGGGGCGATGAACCCCAGGGCTTGCGCCCTGGGCTGATATGGGGCGGGGCGTTGCCCCTTCTGGATTGCCGGTTGGAAGCCGGTGGTCCCCGCGATGTGCCGTGCTCGTGCTCAGCGGAGCTCGTACTCGTAATCGGTCTCTTAGTCTTCGAGTACGAGATCGATAACGCCCACGAGCACGAGGGGGAAACGGTGTGCGATTCCTTTTCCCGCGATCAGTCTTCGGGTTCGACGCCGAGTTCTTTGTGGAGGAGTTCCTGGACCTTCTGGGGGTCGGCTTTGCCGCGGGAGGCGCGCATGACCTGGCCCATGAGGCCTTTGATGGCTTTCAGTTTTCCGCCGCGCACGTCGTCCGCCATTTTCGTATTTTCTTCGATGACTTGGCGAACGAGCGGTTCGAGGCTGGTGTCGTCGAGGGGCTTGAGGCCTTTTTCTTCGACGATGACCGCGGGGGCCTTTCCGGTTTCGAGCATCAGCGGGAAGACTTGCTTGGCGATCTTGCCGGTGATGGTGTTGTCATCGATCATGCGGATCAGATCGGCGAGCGAACCGGCTTTGATCGGAAAGTCGGTGGCGCGTGCGTCTTCGCCCATTTCGTTCAGACGACGAATGACCTCGGTCATGACCCAGTTGGAAATGGCTTTCGGATTGTTGTGCGCGCCGACGGCTTCTTCGTAGTATTCGGCGAGGCTGCGGTCGGCGGTCAGGACGCCGGCGTCGTAGTCGGGGAGTTCGTACTGCTGGACGAAGCGTGCCTTTCGTGCGTGCGGAAGTTCAGGGATTTTCTCGCGAACTTCGTCGCGCCATTTGTCGTCGATGTCGATGTCGACGAGATCGGGCTCGGGGAAGTAGCGATAGTCGTGGGCGGTCTCTTTGCTGCGCATCGCGCGCGTTTCCATCGCGACCTCGTCCCACAGGCGCGTTTCGGGAATGACGCGGCCGCCTTCTTCGAGGAGCTCGGTCTGGCGTTCGATTTCGGCGTCGATGCATTTCAGGACGACACTGATCGAGTTGAGGTTTTTAATTTCAACTTTTTGGCCAAGGACATCGCTGCCCTTCTCGCGCATCGAAATGTTGAGTTCAAAACGCAGGCGGCCTTCCTGCATCTTGCAGTCGGACGCGTCGAGATACTCGAGCAGCGTCTTCATGGAGCGCATGAAGGCGTCGGCTTCTTCTTTCGAACGCAGGTCGGGCTTCGTGACGATCTCGAGCAGTGGCGTGCCGGCGCGGTTCAGGTCGACGAGTGAGTAGTCGACGTGCGCGCGGCCTTCGGGGTGGATGTTCTTGCCGGCGTCTTCTTCGAGGTGAATGTTGTCGATGCCGACTTCTTTCATTTCGCCATCGGGCATTTCGAAGGCGATGACGCCGTCGCGGCCGAGCGGGGCGTACTGCTGGCTGACCTGGTAGTTCTTCGGGAGATCGGGGTAGTAGTAGTTTTTCCGATCAAAATACGTGCGATCGGGGATCTCGCAGCCAAGCGCCAGAGCAACGCGGAGGGAAATTTCGAAGGCTTCGCGATTCAGAACGGGGAGCGAGCCGGGCATGCCGAGGCACACGGGACAGACCTGGGTGTTCGGCGGTTGGCCGAATTCGGTGGAGCAGCCGCACCAGACTTTCGTGTGGGTCTTGAGTTCCGTGTGAACTTCAAATCCAATAACCGGTTCGAATGGCATGACAACGAGCCCCTTGCAGATTAGCAGCGGGGTCGATATGCCGGGCTGGTGGGGGGGAGGTCAAGGAGAGTGCCTCCAGGGCGTCCTGGTTGCGCCAATCTCTTCGTTGCGCGGCGGTCGGCTGGTTCGGTTCGGTCACGTACTGGAGTACGCTCCCTCTCCATCCGCCTTGCGCGCCTCTATCTTGACGAAACCAGAACGCCCTGGGGGCGAGGGGGAGGGGGATGTCTGGCGCGCGTGCTCGTGCTCAGCGGAGCGATTCTCGTAATCGGTGTCGAGTACGAGTTCGAGTACGTGTACGAGTACGAAATGGGAAGGGAGCGTGAATCGAGGTGACTTGAGCATCTCTGCTCAAGCCCCAGGGGCGTTTGCCGGTCGGATGGGTTTTGGGACGTCTTCGATTACGATGACGCGCACGAGCACGGGGATTGGCGGTCTCAGCGATCTGGCGTACTCGTGCTCAGCGAAGCGGCACTCGTACTCGCACTCGGTCTTTGGGCTATCGAGTACGAGTACGAGTACGTGTACGAGTATGGAAGGGCTGTTCTTAGTCCGTGCTATAGATACACTGTTTTCTTGTCATCATCCAGAAGCTGAAGGCGAGGGAGGCGATGAGGACAGTGGCAAGGACGATGGTGGTCTGGATGGCGCCGGGCGGTTCGGCGAGGATCTCAAAGGTGGCCGTGCGGCGGGCGGCTTGCTGAGGCAGCAAGTGAGTGAAGTAGAACGTGAGCGAGAAGTTCTTCAGCACGGTCGGTAGCAGGCTGGACGCCGTTTCCCATCCGTAGATGAACAGCGCGTCGAAGACGTTCTTGAACACGGTGCTGAGTGCCAGGAACAGCGCTGAGAACACGGCGAGGGAAAGGCCGATGACAAAGAACTCTCGTACGAGTGCCAGGAGTCGACCGCGCTCGATCAGGACCGAGTACATTCCATCGAGGCCGAAGGGGAGGACGGCGAGGATTTGCGCGGTGGTGAGAGCGAGCATGAAGATCGGCCACGCGATGATCAGGAAGCCAAGGTATTTGCCGGCAAGAATCAACCATCGCGGGATCGGTTGCAGGAACAGATAGTGGAGCGTTTGCTCGTTGAATTCTTCGCGTAGAGCGGACTTGCCAAACATGATGGCCGCAAAGATCACGGAGAAGTGCATGTAGCCGACGACGAGCATGTACTGCATGCTGTCGATTGTTTCGGAGGAGTGCGCGCTCTCGCCGCCAATCAGTGGGAGCGGATCGGCAAAGGAGAGCCGCGACAGAACGAGCAGGACGATCGTTCTTGCCAGGATGATCATGACGGGAAGTCCAGCGAGGATGAGCGTGCCCCAGAAGAAGCGTCCGCGCATGCCGCGGCGGATTGTCAGCCGCAGCAGGGCGAGGAGCTGGCGAGAGCGGGACACGCCCTCCATGTTATTCTGATTTTCCACCGCTTGCACTGAGGTACCCGAAGATGCTGGAGATGTTCTCGTCGGCGACGGAGACGTAGCTGATCCCCAGTCCGCGGTCGAGGACAAGGGTGTTGAGTTGATCGTAGAATCGATCGACGTCGCGAGTCTCGACGATGACGGCATGATCTAGCTCCTCTACGCGGGCGCTCAAGGTGGATTCTTGTTCCAGGAAGAAAACGGCCGCTTGGCGTGGGTTTGTGCAACGAATGAGAATCTGGTGGGGGTGGCTCTTGAGGCCCTGGCGGACTTCGCGGATGTCGCCTTCGGCAAGCAGGTATCCGCCGCTCATCATCAGGATATTGTTCGTCATCGCGCCGATTTCGTGCAGGACGTGGCTGCTGATGATGACGTTGCGGCCTTCTTTGCCGAACTGGCGGATCAGTCCCATCATCTCGTGCCGGCCGACCGCATCGAGTCCGTTGAGCGGTTCGTCCAGGACGAGAATCTCGGGATTGTGCGCGAGTGCCAGAGCGACTTTGACGCGCTGGCGCATGCCCTTGCTGTAGCTCTGGATTCGGCGGTTCATGTACTGGGCCATGCCGAGCTGTTCGAGTGAGTGAATGGCGGCGGCTCGGGCACGGGACTTCATCCAGCCGCGCAGAAGAAGCAGCGATTCGATGAAGTCGCGCGCGCTGAATTTCTCGTAGAAGGAATCCGTCTGCGCGCAGTAGCCGAGCCGGTGCATCATCGCAGCGTTCCCCCACACGGGTTCGCCGTACATGAGGACGGTTCCCTGGCTGGGATGAATCATCCCGGTCAGCAGGTTCATCAGAGTCGATTTGCCGGCGCCGTTCGGTCCGAGCAGTCCCGTGATGCCGGGGCGCAGGGTCGCCGTGACGCGGTTGACGCCGATGACTTCGCCGTACCAGCGAGAGACGTCGTTCAGTTCGATCATTGCAGATGCGCTCACGTGGTTACCCCCTATGGACTTCGACGGGACGCAGCCGCCAGTGCAGGAATACGAGCGAAATGACCCACCAGATTGCGATGCCGAAGACGACCCAGAACGGAGAACGATCGGAATCGCCTAGAATGAAGACAGCGGGCAGGTCATAAAGGGTATCAACAAGTCCGAAGTACATGCGATCGTTGTGGAAAATCTCGCCGGCGAACGCGGACAGTGCTCCGGAGCCGAAGTAGACGGTAAGGAAAAGGATGCCTGCAAAGGCGCGATTCTTTGTGGCGGCAGAACATGCTAATCCAATCAGTGAGATCGTGATCGCAATTGCCAGCCCGGAAAGAACGGCGGCGAAGACCGTTGGGATTGTGTCGCCGAGAATGCTGTCGAAGATCTCCGCGGTATTCGGATAGATGAACATCATAAGGATTGCGAGGATGATGACCTGGAACCATGTGAGGAAGCTCAGCATGCCGGCGGAGGCGGAGACTTTGCCCAGGATGTAGCCGGTTCGCGTGATCGGTCGACTGTAGATGATGGGAAGTGCGTGGTGCGCGAGTTCGGGCGCGATCATGCGTGGCGCCGTCAGGACGGTGATAAAGATGCAGGGCCAGATTTGAATGTAGAGCAGGCGCGCGATGAGGTTCTTCCAATCGACCAGCGGCATGTTGGAAAGATTCAAGGTCTGGCGCAGCAGGAAGTTGTTTGTCACGTACAAGTAGCACGTCATGCCGATCAGGGCGACGACGCCGAGGCCAAACAGGACCGTCGCGACGTACTTCGTGAAGACCGCACGGAAGGAGTACGTGGGAACAGCGGCCAGGCGAAGAACCTGGGGCAGGAGCGGGCCTTCGTAGGCGCGATATCGTATCTCATGTACGGGCATTGGCGACGCTTTCCGATTCCTCGATGGCGCTGACGAAAATGTCCTCGAGCGAATCCTTCTTGAAGTGGAAGTGGCGAATCTGAACGTCGAGATCGCGCGCAATCTGGAAGAGCGATCGCGTTCCTTCGCCTTCGGGCAGATGCACACGAATTACGCCCGTAACGTCTTCGTTGCAGTTCCAGCCCATGGATGCGACGGCGCCCATGAAGCGTTCGGAGTCTCCTTCGAGCCGCACGTCGTAGGTGTTGAGGTATTCCTTGCGAAGTTCCGCGATCTTGCCGTTCAGGACGACGTGGCCCTTGTTGATGACCGTGACGGAATCGCAGCAGAATTCGATGTCGTGCAGAATGTGCGAGCACATGATGACGTGACTGCCGGAGATCTCGCCGATGTCGCGAATCAGGCGCAGCATTTCGTCGCGGCCTTCCGGATCGAGCGCGTTCGTCGGTTCGTCGAGCACAAGGACCTTCGGGCCATGCACGAGGGCCTGGGCGAGTTTAACGCGTTGCTGGTTACCGAGCGACAGTGTCTCGACGGAACGGTAACGTTGTTCGCCCATGCCGACATAGTAGAGCACTTCGTGCGCGCGCTCCATGGCGGCGCGCGGAGGCAGCCCGGCAAGTTCGCCGACGTAGCGCAACAATCGCACGGCGGACAGGCCGTGGATGTAGGCTTCGTGTTCGGGCATGTAGCCGATGTTCTGCCGAATCTTCATTGCCTGCGTGCGAACGTCGTAGCCGAGCACGCGCGCGCTGCCACGAGTCGGTTTGATAAACCCCATCAGGGTCTTGATGAGGGTCGACTTGCCCGCGCCGTTAGGCCCGAGCAAGCCGACTGACTTTCCATCCAGAACGGTGGTCATGCCGCGCAGGACTTCGTTGCTGCCGTATTTGACGACGAGGTTGTCGAGTTCTACAAACACGGTGTTCTCCTATTCGGAATCACCACGAAGGCACGAAGTGCACGAAGAAGTACTAACTGGAGTTCGCTGGTGTTCGATTTCCATCACTTCTCATTCCTTCTCATCTTCGTGCCTTCGTGGTGCATTCTGTTACTCGATGGG is from bacterium and encodes:
- the gatB gene encoding Asp-tRNA(Asn)/Glu-tRNA(Gln) amidotransferase subunit GatB, translating into MPFEPVIGFEVHTELKTHTKVWCGCSTEFGQPPNTQVCPVCLGMPGSLPVLNREAFEISLRVALALGCEIPDRTYFDRKNYYYPDLPKNYQVSQQYAPLGRDGVIAFEMPDGEMKEVGIDNIHLEEDAGKNIHPEGRAHVDYSLVDLNRAGTPLLEIVTKPDLRSKEEADAFMRSMKTLLEYLDASDCKMQEGRLRFELNISMREKGSDVLGQKVEIKNLNSISVVLKCIDAEIERQTELLEEGGRVIPETRLWDEVAMETRAMRSKETAHDYRYFPEPDLVDIDIDDKWRDEVREKIPELPHARKARFVQQYELPDYDAGVLTADRSLAEYYEEAVGAHNNPKAISNWVMTEVIRRLNEMGEDARATDFPIKAGSLADLIRMIDDNTITGKIAKQVFPLMLETGKAPAVIVEEKGLKPLDDTSLEPLVRQVIEENTKMADDVRGGKLKAIKGLMGQVMRASRGKADPQKVQELLHKELGVEPED
- a CDS encoding ABC transporter permease → MSRSRQLLALLRLTIRRGMRGRFFWGTLILAGLPVMIILARTIVLLVLSRLSFADPLPLIGGESAHSSETIDSMQYMLVVGYMHFSVIFAAIMFGKSALREEFNEQTLHYLFLQPIPRWLILAGKYLGFLIIAWPIFMLALTTAQILAVLPFGLDGMYSVLIERGRLLALVREFFVIGLSLAVFSALFLALSTVFKNVFDALFIYGWETASSLLPTVLKNFSLTFYFTHLLPQQAARRTATFEILAEPPGAIQTTIVLATVLIASLAFSFWMMTRKQCIYSTD
- a CDS encoding ABC transporter ATP-binding protein translates to MSASAMIELNDVSRWYGEVIGVNRVTATLRPGITGLLGPNGAGKSTLMNLLTGMIHPSQGTVLMYGEPVWGNAAMMHRLGYCAQTDSFYEKFSARDFIESLLLLRGWMKSRARAAAIHSLEQLGMAQYMNRRIQSYSKGMRQRVKVALALAHNPEILVLDEPLNGLDAVGRHEMMGLIRQFGKEGRNVIISSHVLHEIGAMTNNILMMSGGYLLAEGDIREVRQGLKSHPHQILIRCTNPRQAAVFFLEQESTLSARVEELDHAVIVETRDVDRFYDQLNTLVLDRGLGISYVSVADENISSIFGYLSASGGKSE
- a CDS encoding ABC transporter ATP-binding protein, with product MFVELDNLVVKYGSNEVLRGMTTVLDGKSVGLLGPNGAGKSTLIKTLMGFIKPTRGSARVLGYDVRTQAMKIRQNIGYMPEHEAYIHGLSAVRLLRYVGELAGLPPRAAMERAHEVLYYVGMGEQRYRSVETLSLGNQQRVKLAQALVHGPKVLVLDEPTNALDPEGRDEMLRLIRDIGEISGSHVIMCSHILHDIEFCCDSVTVINKGHVVLNGKIAELRKEYLNTYDVRLEGDSERFMGAVASMGWNCNEDVTGVIRVHLPEGEGTRSLFQIARDLDVQIRHFHFKKDSLEDIFVSAIEESESVANART